In Lacrimispora indolis DSM 755, a genomic segment contains:
- a CDS encoding ABC transporter ATP-binding protein, protein MRTALRIFREAKMYRIHLILALFALVVSTAAGFYTPWALRELTALATEGISDFQVQALRIGLLLLCAATIQAAGTSAAGYLNHYAALHYVADLRKRLYGKLQHMSLSYFHKSRTGDLTSRVVNDALDAEVLLAHVIPDFAVNVLTFTGVGVLLFTINGKLAMMSLVTIPFLLGITLWQSRHVSPTWKENSRVRGELAGKVQDNLSGIKEIQIFNQQSHEEQTVAKLSLRHSLAYLRASFFFETTYPLLAFVTALGTVIVVVYGGYLVGTGEVEIADIVGFVMYLSMFYGPVKSFSGLAERAGEAGAGCRRVFDVFDEIPEVKEKKNAKVLKRVEGEIVLKDLSFFYQEDIPVMKRMNLTIKKGQTVALVGTTGVGKSTIANLINRFYDPQEGAVIIDGVDIRDVTLSSLRDNISMVLQDTFLFNGTVYENIEYGWKDAKREDVIAAAKAANAHDFIEKMENGYDTYIGERGVLLSGGQRQRIAIARAILRDSPILILDEATSALDTKTEKEIQAALNEISKERTTIMIAHRLSTTREADLIVVLEGTGIAEMGTHDELIAKGGIFARLHGAQAS, encoded by the coding sequence ATGAGAACAGCACTGCGGATATTTCGGGAGGCAAAAATGTACCGGATTCATCTGATACTTGCACTTTTTGCCCTTGTGGTATCTACGGCAGCCGGATTTTATACGCCGTGGGCGTTAAGGGAATTAACCGCACTTGCTACAGAAGGAATCAGTGATTTTCAGGTACAGGCCCTGCGTATCGGGTTATTGCTTCTGTGCGCAGCTACAATTCAGGCGGCAGGAACTTCTGCAGCCGGGTATCTAAATCATTATGCGGCTCTTCATTATGTGGCCGATTTACGTAAACGGCTATACGGGAAACTGCAGCATATGAGCTTAAGCTATTTTCACAAGAGCAGGACAGGTGATCTCACCAGCCGTGTAGTAAATGATGCGCTGGATGCTGAGGTACTTTTGGCACATGTGATTCCGGATTTTGCAGTCAATGTTCTTACATTTACAGGAGTAGGTGTTTTGCTGTTTACGATCAATGGGAAGCTTGCCATGATGAGTCTGGTTACCATACCGTTTTTGCTGGGGATTACCTTGTGGCAGAGCCGCCATGTATCTCCCACATGGAAAGAAAATTCCAGGGTAAGAGGGGAGCTTGCAGGAAAGGTGCAGGACAATCTTTCCGGCATTAAAGAAATTCAGATTTTTAATCAGCAGAGCCATGAGGAACAAACGGTTGCAAAGCTTTCTCTCCGCCACAGTCTGGCGTATCTCCGTGCAAGCTTCTTTTTTGAGACAACCTATCCTTTGCTTGCCTTTGTCACTGCTCTGGGAACGGTGATTGTGGTCGTTTATGGCGGGTACTTAGTGGGAACAGGAGAAGTGGAAATTGCAGACATTGTTGGATTTGTCATGTATCTGTCCATGTTTTATGGTCCTGTAAAAAGTTTTTCCGGCCTTGCAGAAAGGGCGGGAGAAGCAGGAGCCGGATGCAGACGGGTTTTTGATGTTTTTGATGAAATCCCGGAGGTAAAGGAAAAGAAAAATGCAAAAGTCCTTAAAAGGGTTGAAGGTGAAATCGTGCTGAAAGATCTTTCTTTTTTTTATCAGGAAGATATTCCGGTGATGAAACGTATGAACCTGACCATTAAGAAGGGGCAGACAGTGGCTTTGGTGGGGACAACCGGTGTGGGAAAAAGCACCATAGCAAACCTGATCAACCGGTTTTATGACCCACAGGAAGGGGCTGTTATTATCGATGGGGTTGATATCCGGGATGTGACCCTATCCAGTTTACGGGATAATATCTCCATGGTGCTGCAGGACACATTCCTTTTTAATGGAACCGTGTATGAAAATATTGAATATGGCTGGAAGGATGCCAAAAGAGAAGATGTCATCGCAGCAGCAAAGGCAGCAAATGCCCATGATTTCATTGAAAAGATGGAAAACGGATATGATACGTATATAGGAGAACGTGGTGTTTTGCTGTCCGGGGGACAAAGGCAGAGAATTGCCATTGCCCGCGCAATTTTAAGAGATTCTCCAATCCTGATCCTGGATGAGGCAACTTCTGCTCTGGATACGAAAACAGAAAAGGAAATACAGGCGGCTTTGAATGAGATATCAAAGGAGCGCACCACCATAATGATTGCGCACAGGCTTTCTACGACCCGTGAGGCCGATTTGATTGTAGTGCTTGAGGGGACAGGTATAGCGGAGATGGGTACTCATGATGAGCTGATTGCAAAAGGAGGAATTTTTGCCCGTCTCCATGGAGCCCAGGCATCGTAG